The following are from one region of the Biomphalaria glabrata chromosome 12, xgBioGlab47.1, whole genome shotgun sequence genome:
- the LOC106070281 gene encoding protein unc-119 homolog B-A-like codes for MSSEAKTSSKKKEGFLRRQAKSKCDPITEEELLKKDVVTPDDVLRLSKCTDKYLCPPEANIYGIDFTRFKLRDIDSNQVLFEVAKPAPNYENEEEEEEKLPEPDEDPNSGRFVRYQFTPQFLKLKTVGATVEFVVGEKPVNKFRMIEKHYFRDRVLKCFDFEFGFCIPHSRNTVEHIYEFPKLGDETIQDMVRHPYETRSDSFYFVEDRLIMHNKADYAYNGGTATS; via the exons ATGAGCTCTGAAGCTAAAACTTCATCGAAGAAAAAAGAAGGATTTCTCAGAAGACAAGCAAAATCGAAATGCGATCCAATAACTGAAGAGGAGTTGCTAAAGAAAGATGTTGTGACACCTGACGATGTGCTTAGACTTAGTAAATGCACTGACA agtATTTATGCCCACCTGAAGCCAATATTTATGGAATAGATTTCACAAGATTCAAATTAAGGGATATTGACTCTAATCAAGTTCTTTTTGAAGTTGCAAAACCTGctccaaattatgaaaatg aagaagaagaagaggaaaagCTACCAGAGCCTGATGAGGATCCCAATTCTGGAAGATTTGTTCGTTATCAGTTCACTCCAcaatttttaaagttgaaaactGTTGGCGCCAC AGTTGAGTTTGTTGTTGGAGAGAAACCAGTGAATAAATTCCGAATGATTGAGAAACATTATTTCAGGGATAGAGTTCTTAAGTGCTTTGACTTCGAATTTGGATTTTGTATCCCTCATAGTCGTAATACTGTAGAGCATATATATGAATTTCCAAAACTTGGAGATGAAACCa TCCAAGACATGGTTAGGCACCCTTATGAAACAAGATCGGATAGTTTTTACTTTGTAGAGGACAGGCTCATCATGCACAATAAAGCTGATTATGCTTACAATGGAGGAACTGCAACGTCTTAg